One genomic segment of Caloranaerobacter ferrireducens includes these proteins:
- the hisF gene encoding imidazole glycerol phosphate synthase subunit HisF has protein sequence MLTKRIIPCLDVKAGRVVKGTKFKNIKDVDDPVELAKYYNDQGADELVFYDITASYEKRNILLDVVERTAEEVFIPFTVGGGIRTIDDFTVLLRAGADKISINSAAVRSPNLIKEAALKFGSQCVVLSIDAKRMDGKERWNVFINGGRLDTGLDAIEWAKLGVRLGAGELVINSIDADGVKKGYDIELIKIISEEVNVPVIASGGAGKKEDFYEVLYEGKADAALAASVFHFKEILIQDLKKYLDKKGIAVRKG, from the coding sequence ATGCTTACAAAAAGAATAATACCATGCCTTGATGTTAAAGCTGGAAGGGTTGTTAAAGGGACTAAGTTTAAAAATATAAAAGATGTTGATGATCCAGTAGAGCTTGCTAAATATTATAATGATCAGGGGGCAGATGAATTAGTGTTTTATGATATTACAGCTTCTTATGAAAAAAGGAATATACTTTTAGATGTAGTTGAAAGAACGGCAGAAGAAGTATTTATCCCATTTACAGTAGGTGGAGGTATAAGAACCATTGATGATTTTACTGTATTACTTAGGGCAGGAGCAGATAAAATTTCTATCAATTCAGCTGCAGTAAGAAGCCCTAATTTAATAAAGGAAGCTGCATTAAAGTTTGGGTCACAATGTGTTGTACTTTCAATTGATGCGAAAAGGATGGACGGAAAAGAAAGATGGAATGTTTTTATAAATGGAGGAAGACTTGATACAGGTCTTGATGCAATTGAATGGGCTAAACTTGGTGTTAGATTGGGAGCAGGAGAACTTGTAATAAATAGTATAGATGCTGATGGGGTCAAAAAAGGATATGATATTGAGTTAATTAAAATAATTTCTGAAGAAGTTAATGTTCCGGTCATAGCTTCTGGTGGTGCAGGAAAAAAGGAGGATTTTTATGAAGTGTTATATGAAGGAAAGGCCGATGCTGCATTAGCTGCCTCTGTATTTCATTTTAAAGAGATTCTTATACAGGATTTAAAAAAGTATTTAGATAAAAAAGGCATAGCGGTGAGAAAGGGATGA
- the hisH gene encoding imidazole glycerol phosphate synthase subunit HisH encodes MIAIIDYGVGNLKSVYKALKKLGFEAKITDDIYDINNSKGIILPGVGAFKDAMENLKEKNIISCIKENIASGKPLLGICLGMQLLFEKSFEDGEWEGLGILSGEVVRFNGNLKVPHMGWNRLKINKDNKILKYIKEGAYVYFVHSYYVKTKDDNVICLSDYGKRFPAIVGKDNIFGMQFHPEKSGKTGLALLKAFGEMIK; translated from the coding sequence ATGATTGCTATTATAGATTATGGTGTAGGGAACTTAAAAAGTGTATATAAAGCTTTAAAAAAGCTTGGGTTTGAAGCAAAAATTACGGATGATATTTATGATATAAATAATTCGAAGGGAATAATTTTACCGGGAGTAGGAGCATTTAAAGATGCAATGGAAAATCTAAAAGAGAAAAATATAATTTCTTGTATAAAAGAAAATATAGCTTCAGGAAAGCCATTGCTGGGGATTTGTCTTGGAATGCAACTTTTATTTGAAAAGAGCTTTGAGGATGGAGAATGGGAAGGTTTAGGAATTTTATCTGGAGAAGTTGTAAGATTTAATGGAAATTTGAAAGTTCCCCATATGGGATGGAACAGGCTGAAAATAAATAAAGATAACAAGATTTTAAAGTATATTAAGGAAGGAGCTTATGTATACTTTGTACATTCCTATTATGTAAAAACAAAGGATGATAATGTAATATGCCTATCCGATTATGGAAAGAGATTTCCTGCAATTGTTGGAAAGGATAATATATTCGGGATGCAATTTCATCCTGAGAAAAGTGGTAAAACAGGATTAGCTTTACTAAAAGCTTTTGGGGAGATGATTAAATGA
- the hisA gene encoding 1-(5-phosphoribosyl)-5-[(5-phosphoribosylamino)methylideneamino]imidazole-4-carboxamide isomerase codes for MIIFPAIDIKDGKCVRLRQGRFDDVTIYSDNPVEIAKKWEKEGCQYLHLVDLDGAIHGIPNNLELIKEIVSSVSIPVQIGGGIRSRKTVDILLECGVERVIIGTLAVRNPELLEQLIKDYGNRIVVSIDANDGFVAVDGWINLSSINSIEFAKDLERIGVKTIVYTDISKDGMMKGPNFKVYEELKKKVNINIIASGGISSVGDVKKLKEIGVYGCIVGKAIYSGAVKITELLKYQIIKD; via the coding sequence ATGATAATATTTCCTGCTATTGATATAAAGGATGGAAAGTGTGTTAGGTTAAGACAAGGTCGATTTGATGATGTAACTATATATAGTGACAATCCGGTTGAAATTGCAAAAAAGTGGGAGAAAGAAGGATGTCAATATCTCCATTTGGTAGATTTAGATGGTGCAATTCATGGAATTCCTAATAATTTAGAATTAATTAAGGAAATAGTAAGTTCAGTAAGTATTCCCGTTCAGATAGGCGGTGGAATAAGAAGTAGAAAAACTGTTGACATATTATTGGAATGTGGAGTTGAAAGGGTGATTATAGGTACTCTAGCAGTTAGAAATCCGGAACTTTTAGAACAATTAATAAAAGACTATGGTAATAGAATTGTAGTTTCTATAGATGCTAATGATGGTTTTGTAGCAGTTGACGGATGGATAAACTTAAGTTCTATTAATTCAATCGAATTTGCAAAGGATTTAGAAAGAATCGGTGTAAAAACAATTGTATATACAGATATATCAAAGGATGGAATGATGAAAGGACCTAACTTTAAAGTATATGAGGAATTAAAGAAAAAAGTTAATATTAATATAATTGCCTCAGGTGGAATTAGTAGTGTAGGAGATGTAAAAAAGTTAAAGGAAATAGGTGTTTATGGTTGCATAGTAGGAAAGGCCATCTATAGTGGAGCAGTAAAGATTACTGAGCTACTTAAATATCAGATAATTAAGGATTAA
- the hisIE gene encoding bifunctional phosphoribosyl-AMP cyclohydrolase/phosphoribosyl-ATP diphosphatase HisIE encodes MEFVEKIKFDFNGLVPAIVQDVETKEVLMLAYMNKESLLKTIETGKTWFYSRSRKKLWNKGETSGNFQEIVGMYYDCDGDSILIKVKQKGVACHTGEYSCFYNKILESRALSNKDNIDKFINYLYKLIEDRKNNPKEGSYTSYLFEKGLDKILKKIGEETSEVIIGAKNKSKEEVIYEVSDLVYHILVLMVEMRLTVEDIKRELYKRHK; translated from the coding sequence ATGGAGTTTGTTGAGAAAATAAAGTTTGATTTCAATGGTTTGGTTCCAGCTATAGTACAAGATGTAGAAACTAAAGAAGTTTTAATGCTTGCATATATGAATAAAGAATCTTTGCTAAAGACAATTGAGACGGGTAAAACATGGTTTTACAGTAGAAGTAGAAAAAAATTATGGAATAAAGGAGAAACATCGGGTAATTTTCAAGAGATTGTAGGTATGTATTATGATTGTGACGGTGATTCGATACTTATTAAAGTTAAGCAAAAGGGAGTAGCGTGTCATACAGGGGAATACTCTTGTTTTTACAATAAGATTTTAGAATCTAGAGCTTTAAGTAATAAAGACAATATAGATAAATTTATTAATTATCTATACAAACTGATAGAAGATAGGAAAAATAATCCAAAAGAAGGTTCATATACGAGTTATTTATTTGAAAAAGGTTTGGATAAAATTCTTAAAAAAATAGGAGAAGAAACAAGTGAAGTTATAATTGGAGCTAAAAATAAAAGTAAAGAGGAAGTAATATATGAAGTTTCTGACTTAGTATATCATATTCTTGTTTTGATGGTAGAAATGAGATTAACAGTTGAAGATATTAAAAGAGAGCTTTATAAAAGACATAAATAG
- the hisB gene encoding imidazoleglycerol-phosphate dehydratase HisB: MRTSEKKRKTMETDISLKLNIDGEGRGNIDTGIGFFNHMLNLFARHGLFDLDLKCEGDLYVDGHHTIEDIGIVMGEAFKDALGDKEGIKRYASVFTPMDECLSLVVLDISGRPYLSFDVNITREMVGDFDTELVEEFFRAFVNNSRITLHIKMINSGNTHHMIESIFKGFGRALDVATAIDERIKGVMSTKGVI; encoded by the coding sequence ATGAGAACATCGGAAAAAAAGAGAAAAACGATGGAAACAGATATATCTTTAAAACTAAATATTGATGGAGAAGGAAGAGGCAATATAGATACAGGAATAGGCTTCTTCAACCATATGTTGAATCTTTTTGCTAGACACGGATTATTTGATTTAGATTTAAAATGCGAAGGAGATTTATACGTTGATGGTCATCATACCATTGAAGATATTGGTATAGTGATGGGAGAAGCTTTCAAAGATGCTTTAGGAGATAAAGAGGGCATAAAAAGATATGCAAGTGTATTTACTCCTATGGATGAGTGTCTGTCTTTAGTAGTATTGGATATTAGCGGAAGGCCTTATTTGTCTTTCGATGTAAATATTACTAGGGAAATGGTAGGGGATTTTGATACTGAACTTGTAGAAGAGTTTTTTAGAGCTTTTGTAAATAATAGTAGAATTACACTTCATATAAAAATGATAAATAGTGGAAATACCCATCACATGATAGAGTCGATTTTTAAAGGATTTGGCAGAGCATTAGATGTAGCTACTGCTATAGATGAAAGAATAAAAGGTGTAATGTCGACTAAGGGGGTTATATAA